A stretch of Mya arenaria isolate MELC-2E11 chromosome 14, ASM2691426v1 DNA encodes these proteins:
- the LOC128218110 gene encoding U3 small nucleolar ribonucleoprotein protein IMP4-like, with protein MIRRQARLRREYIYRKSIEDRERTIQEKKQKLKHSLDENKQIPDEIAEDAVDIEKTLNWDDEGADGLTTNVDDEYKWGGVEDPKIMVTTSRDPSSKLKQFAKEIRLVFPNSQRINRGNYEVKQLVDACRSNDVTDLIIVHEHRGVPDGFVVCHLPYGPTAYFTLSNVVMRHDIPDCGTMSEAYPHLIFNNFTSKLGNRVKSILKFLFPVPKEDARRVMTFSNEEDFISFRHHVYKKGEGGRTIELNEVGPRFEMKLYQIVLGTLDTVSSSDVEWVYRPYMNTAKKRKFLTD; from the exons ATG atcAGAAGACAAGCCAGACTTCGGAGAGAATACATTTATCGGAAGTCAATTGAGGATCGAGAAAGAACAATACAAGAGAAGAAACAGAAATTAAAACATTCCCTTGATG AAAACAAGCAGATACCAGATGAGATTGCTGAAGATGCTGTTGATATTGAGAAAACACTGAACTGGGACGATGAGGGTGCTGATG GTCTGACAACAAATGTTGATGATGAATACAAGTGGGGCGGAGTGGAAGATCCTAAGATCATGGTGACAACTTCTAGAGATCCAAGTTCAAAGCTGAAACAATTTGCTAAG GAGATTCGACTTGTATTCCCAAACTCTCAGAGAATCAACAGAGGTAACTACGAGGTCAAACAGCTGGTGGATGCCTGCAGGTCTAATGACGTCACAGATTTAATAATCGTACACGAACATCGAGGTGTCCCTGACGGATTTGTTGTCTGCCACCTCCCATACGGACCCACGGCATATTTCACTTTATCTAATGTCGTCATGAGGCACGATATTCCAGATTGTGGAACGATGTCGGAGGCTTATCCACATCTTATCTTCAATAATTTTACCTCTAAGCTAGGGAATAGG gtgaaaagtattttgaaGTTCCTGTTCCCTGTCCCAAAAGAAGATGCCCGTCGAGTTATGACATTCTCAAATGAAGAGGACTTCATCTCATTCAG ACACCATGTGTACAAGAAGGGTGAAGGAGGCAGAACCATAGAGCTGAACGAGGTGGGACCACGCTTTGAAATGAAAC TGTACCAGATAGTATTGGGAACCTTGGATACCGTGTCAAGCTCCGACGTGGAGTGGGTTTATAGGCCTTACATGAATACAGCCAAGAAACGCAAATTCCTCACAGACTGA